One genomic region from Bacillus sp. SLBN-46 encodes:
- the spoIIID gene encoding sporulation transcriptional regulator SpoIIID, whose amino-acid sequence MHDYIKERTIKIGKYIVETRKTVRVIAKEFGVSKSTVHKDLTERLPEINPELANEVKEILDYHKSIRHLRGGEATKMKYQKEEKEGEAVK is encoded by the coding sequence GTGCACGATTACATCAAAGAGAGAACTATCAAGATTGGAAAGTATATCGTGGAGACGAGGAAAACGGTTCGCGTAATTGCGAAGGAGTTTGGCGTATCCAAAAGTACAGTCCATAAGGATTTGACAGAGAGACTTCCTGAAATTAATCCAGAGCTGGCAAATGAGGTTAAAGAAATCCTAGATTACCATAAATCGATCCGACACCTCAGGGGTGGGGAAGCGACAAAGATGAAATATCAAAAAGAAGAAAAGGAAGGCGAGGCTGTCAAATAA
- the spoIID gene encoding stage II sporulation protein D, with product MKKIKPLIVLATLLIALTLVVPAVLVLPFSDEHKASGKLGEDLKKASAENAKAASPSADAAVEVAVFRSAKSKIETVNLENYLVGVVAAEMPADFKEEALKAQALTARTYIVKRLVSKDTLGAPKGAQVTDTQIHQVYKSDDELRRAWGADYDWKMKKVVEAVRSTAGQILTYKGEAIQATFFSTSNGYTENSEDYWPGNIPYLRSVSSPWDKSSPKFNSQKVMTVKAFEAKLGVKVGTGSQVGKIVERTTGKRVAKVDFNGKVLSGKEIREKLDLRSSDFAWERKGTNIVITTKGFGHGVGMSQYGANGMAEEGKNYKDIVKHYYQGVEITSAESLMATITAQK from the coding sequence ATGAAAAAAATCAAACCACTCATCGTACTAGCGACACTCCTCATTGCCCTGACTTTAGTTGTTCCAGCTGTTCTTGTGTTACCGTTCTCGGATGAGCATAAGGCGAGCGGAAAATTAGGTGAAGATTTGAAGAAGGCCTCGGCAGAAAATGCGAAAGCGGCGTCACCTTCCGCGGATGCTGCGGTCGAAGTAGCGGTGTTTCGTTCCGCGAAATCAAAGATCGAGACAGTGAACTTAGAAAATTACCTCGTTGGCGTTGTGGCAGCAGAGATGCCGGCAGATTTTAAAGAGGAAGCTCTTAAGGCCCAGGCACTAACGGCGAGAACGTATATAGTGAAGCGATTGGTCAGTAAGGATACGTTAGGGGCTCCAAAAGGGGCGCAGGTCACGGACACGCAAATTCACCAGGTGTACAAGAGTGATGATGAGCTGAGGAGAGCGTGGGGCGCGGATTATGATTGGAAAATGAAGAAAGTAGTGGAGGCGGTCCGTTCGACGGCCGGGCAAATTTTGACTTACAAGGGTGAGGCGATTCAGGCTACTTTTTTCTCTACCAGTAATGGATACACTGAGAATTCGGAGGATTACTGGCCAGGTAATATTCCTTATTTAAGAAGTGTGTCGAGCCCGTGGGATAAGAGTTCACCGAAGTTTAATAGCCAGAAGGTGATGACGGTGAAGGCGTTTGAGGCGAAGCTGGGTGTGAAGGTAGGCACAGGGTCGCAGGTGGGCAAGATTGTGGAGCGTACGACGGGTAAGCGTGTGGCGAAGGTTGATTTTAATGGCAAGGTGCTGTCTGGCAAGGAGATCCGCGAGAAACTGGATCTTCGGTCGTCGGATTTTGCTTGGGAGCGCAAGGGCACGAATATTGTGATTACGACGAAGGGCTTCGGCCACGGTGTGGGGATGAGCCAGTACGGTGCGAACGGGATGGCGGAGGAAGGCAAGAATTATAAGGATATTGTGAAGCACTATTATCAGGGGGTCGAGATTACGTCGGCAGAGAGTTTGATGGCAACGATTACGGCGCAGAAATAG
- a CDS encoding nuclease-related domain-containing protein produces the protein MIAQEMRITPRMEKLEALIRRLSELNPKYPEVVAEYKRRMAGYRGEKSVYFYLTMLPNKDYLIFHGLRLFDGQYYFQMDFLLLCANFAMVLEVKNMAGELSFEKEFNQTLCKRNGTEERVKNPVLQAKLQAKKLKVWLREHNCLEIPIHYYFVNSNEKTFIKAEPRNDQMTQHICNSENVLERIDQIAAYYKNDRLDKKELKKIKRLLLTNHTPDDPNILQAYDLSPKDIPTGVQCPDCFTIPMIYKGGKWCCVKCNLTSKTAHVPTINDYFLLIKPSFTNAEICEFLHIPTIHIGYKIIKSMNLPSTGTFKNRVYHQPKS, from the coding sequence TTGATCGCTCAAGAAATGCGAATAACGCCAAGAATGGAAAAGCTTGAAGCACTTATTAGAAGATTGTCTGAGTTAAATCCAAAATATCCTGAGGTGGTGGCCGAATATAAAAGGAGAATGGCTGGATACCGCGGAGAGAAATCAGTGTACTTTTACTTAACTATGCTTCCTAACAAAGATTACCTTATTTTTCATGGACTTCGGCTATTTGACGGACAATACTACTTCCAAATGGATTTCCTCTTACTATGTGCCAATTTTGCAATGGTTTTGGAAGTAAAGAATATGGCTGGAGAACTATCCTTTGAAAAAGAGTTTAATCAAACGTTGTGCAAAAGGAATGGTACAGAAGAAAGAGTTAAAAACCCGGTTCTTCAAGCAAAACTGCAGGCAAAAAAACTAAAAGTTTGGCTAAGAGAACATAATTGTCTCGAGATTCCAATTCATTATTATTTTGTAAATAGTAATGAAAAAACATTTATAAAGGCGGAACCAAGGAATGATCAGATGACTCAACATATTTGTAACAGTGAAAATGTATTAGAGAGAATCGATCAAATAGCTGCCTATTATAAAAATGATAGATTAGACAAAAAAGAATTGAAAAAAATAAAGCGCCTCCTTTTAACCAATCACACGCCTGATGACCCGAATATCCTCCAAGCCTACGATTTATCTCCAAAAGACATCCCTACAGGGGTACAATGTCCTGATTGTTTCACAATCCCAATGATTTATAAAGGGGGGAAATGGTGCTGTGTAAAATGCAATCTAACATCCAAAACCGCCCATGTTCCAACAATTAATGATTATTTTCTGTTAATAAAACCCTCATTTACGAATGCAGAAATCTGTGAATTCTTGCATATTCCCACCATTCACATTGGCTATAAGATAATAAAATCAATGAATCTCCCTTCCACTGGAACATTTAAAAATCGGGTCTATCATCAACCGAAAAGCTAA
- the murA gene encoding UDP-N-acetylglucosamine 1-carboxyvinyltransferase, with translation MEKIIVRGGQRLTGTVKVEGAKNAVLPVIAATLLASDGKSVIRDVPTLSDVYTINEVLRNLNAEVVFENNTVVVDASRELKVEAPFEYVRKMRASVLVMGSLLARNGRARVALPGGCAIGSRPIDQHLKGFEAMGATVKVGNGFIEAETEGRLKGAKIYLDFPSVGATENIMMAATLAQGTTIIENVAKEPEIVDLANFLNKMGAKVRGAGTGTLRIEGVDVLFGADHNIIPDRIEAGTFMVAAAITGGNVLVKGAVPEHLSSLIAKMEEMGVEISEEMDGVRVIGPDKLKAVDIKTMPHPGFPTDMQSQMMALLLRAEGTSMITETVFENRFMHVEEFRRMNADIKIEGRSVILNGPSNLQGAEVSATDLRAAAALILTGLVSDGVTRVTELKHLDRGYVDFHGKLAGLGADIERVKEADEIFVETEKFVSDMNA, from the coding sequence TTGGAAAAGATCATCGTCCGCGGCGGACAAAGGCTTACAGGAACGGTTAAAGTAGAAGGCGCAAAAAATGCCGTCCTGCCTGTTATCGCTGCAACATTATTAGCAAGTGATGGAAAAAGTGTGATACGTGATGTACCTACACTCTCCGATGTATATACAATCAATGAAGTTTTACGCAACTTAAATGCTGAAGTCGTGTTCGAAAACAATACAGTTGTCGTCGATGCATCCAGAGAGTTGAAAGTAGAGGCGCCATTCGAATACGTTCGAAAAATGCGCGCGTCTGTTCTAGTCATGGGATCTTTGTTAGCACGCAATGGCCGTGCGAGAGTCGCTTTACCTGGCGGCTGTGCAATCGGATCTCGTCCAATCGACCAGCACTTAAAAGGCTTTGAAGCCATGGGTGCAACAGTGAAGGTTGGAAATGGCTTCATTGAAGCGGAGACTGAAGGCCGCTTAAAGGGAGCAAAGATATACTTGGATTTCCCAAGTGTTGGTGCTACTGAGAACATCATGATGGCAGCAACTCTTGCACAGGGCACAACCATCATCGAGAACGTCGCAAAAGAACCAGAGATTGTGGATTTGGCTAATTTCTTAAATAAAATGGGCGCTAAAGTAAGAGGCGCAGGTACGGGCACGCTTCGTATTGAAGGTGTCGATGTATTATTTGGTGCCGACCATAACATTATTCCTGACCGTATTGAAGCAGGTACCTTCATGGTTGCTGCTGCGATTACTGGCGGAAATGTATTAGTAAAGGGTGCAGTTCCTGAGCATCTTTCTTCTCTTATTGCAAAAATGGAGGAGATGGGTGTTGAGATTAGTGAGGAAATGGACGGCGTTCGTGTCATCGGTCCTGATAAGTTAAAGGCCGTTGATATCAAAACGATGCCACATCCAGGCTTCCCAACGGATATGCAATCTCAAATGATGGCGCTATTGCTTCGTGCAGAGGGTACTTCTATGATTACGGAAACGGTATTCGAAAACCGTTTTATGCACGTAGAAGAATTCCGCCGCATGAATGCGGATATCAAAATCGAAGGCCGTTCGGTTATTTTAAATGGTCCATCTAACTTACAAGGTGCGGAAGTATCTGCAACAGACCTCCGCGCAGCAGCTGCCTTAATCTTAACTGGATTAGTGTCAGATGGCGTGACACGCGTGACGGAGTTGAAACACTTGGATCGCGGTTACGTGGACTTCCACGGCAAACTAGCTGGATTAGGCGCTGACATCGAACGCGTCAAAGAAGCAGACGAAATCTTCGTTGAAACCGAAAAATTCGTCAGCGACATGAACGCATAA
- a CDS encoding pyroglutamyl-peptidase I, whose product MKTLLLTGFEPFLEFPINPTEKIVKELDGACIGVYQIKGLLLPVDYREAGERILEEIKQQEPDAVLSLGLAAGRSTITPERIAINCRDGAPDNNGVVLNDASIIEDGQDGYFSTLPIRQFVNKLNESGFPAKVSNSAGTYLCNNVMYVVLNEVKDRPAGFVHIPASHELVLHGKKEMPSWSDRDLLEAVKVMIGSLE is encoded by the coding sequence ATGAAAACATTACTTTTAACAGGGTTTGAGCCATTTTTAGAGTTTCCGATTAATCCGACGGAGAAAATTGTTAAAGAACTTGATGGAGCCTGCATTGGTGTCTATCAAATTAAAGGATTATTGTTGCCGGTGGATTATCGGGAGGCGGGGGAACGAATCCTAGAAGAAATTAAACAACAGGAGCCAGATGCGGTGCTTTCCCTTGGGCTCGCGGCAGGGCGGTCAACGATCACTCCGGAGCGAATCGCCATCAATTGTCGCGATGGCGCGCCTGACAACAATGGTGTCGTGCTGAATGATGCTTCCATCATCGAGGATGGTCAGGATGGTTATTTTTCCACACTGCCAATAAGACAATTCGTCAATAAGCTCAATGAGAGCGGATTTCCGGCAAAGGTTTCAAATTCTGCCGGGACGTATCTTTGTAACAATGTCATGTATGTGGTGCTGAATGAGGTGAAGGACAGGCCAGCGGGATTTGTTCATATCCCAGCGTCACATGAATTGGTGCTGCATGGAAAAAAAGAGATGCCGTCCTGGTCAGATCGGGATTTATTGGAGGCAGTTAAGGTTATGATTGGCAGTTTAGAATAA
- a CDS encoding M23 family metallopeptidase: MREEENKRSSQSSSVKRFFKKRWVFPAIYIASAAIILTAVLWFQTSNSATDKYDYKSTDLAGKKNQTPAVEVNKALENFKMPVAKADDAVVKMKFYDFQGKAEDQEAALVFYNNTYVPNTGIDITMKDGETFDVVASLSGTVTRVDEDAVLGNVIEVEHDKGIVTQYQSVKDIEVKVGEQVKQGQVLAKAGQSLFNEKAGTHVHFEIRKDGVAVNPTNYFEKSLTTLQEDKLSDDKSSDSVDSPQIKEDEQMIDDPANSTDEKKSGDDKSSDEKKDDESTNSTQNKNS; the protein is encoded by the coding sequence ATGAGAGAGGAAGAAAACAAACGATCTTCTCAAAGTTCCAGTGTAAAACGCTTTTTCAAGAAGCGTTGGGTATTTCCAGCCATCTATATCGCAAGTGCAGCTATCATTCTGACCGCAGTTTTATGGTTCCAAACTAGCAATAGTGCGACAGACAAATACGATTACAAGTCCACTGATCTTGCTGGTAAAAAGAATCAAACACCAGCTGTTGAAGTTAACAAAGCTCTTGAAAACTTCAAAATGCCGGTGGCTAAGGCTGATGACGCAGTTGTAAAAATGAAATTCTATGATTTCCAAGGCAAAGCAGAAGACCAGGAAGCAGCATTAGTATTCTACAACAATACGTATGTGCCAAACACTGGTATCGATATCACAATGAAAGACGGCGAAACGTTTGATGTAGTTGCATCATTAAGCGGTACCGTTACTCGTGTCGATGAAGATGCAGTCCTAGGTAATGTCATTGAAGTAGAGCACGACAAAGGTATTGTAACACAATATCAGTCCGTTAAAGACATAGAGGTCAAGGTTGGCGAACAAGTAAAACAGGGACAAGTTCTTGCCAAGGCTGGACAAAGCTTGTTCAATGAAAAAGCTGGAACCCATGTACATTTTGAAATTCGCAAAGACGGTGTTGCTGTAAACCCAACGAATTATTTTGAAAAATCGTTGACTACATTACAGGAAGACAAGCTTTCGGATGACAAATCAAGTGATTCTGTAGATAGTCCACAAATCAAGGAAGATGAGCAAATGATTGATGATCCTGCGAACTCTACCGACGAAAAAAAATCAGGCGACGACAAGTCTTCTGACGAAAAAAAGGACGACGAATCAACGAACTCAACACAAAATAAAAACTCATAA
- a CDS encoding penicillin-binding transpeptidase domain-containing protein, which translates to MRRVAGFMFVVLLVVAALAGCSKEPTPQDRFSEYIALWNKQKFDKMYDYLSKDVKQQITKEEFTSRYTKIYKDLQITDLKINFKKPKEDKQADKEQAQYSFTAKMSSIAGTIQFTQQAKLQKEEKDDKKNWYVDWHTGFIFPKMKEGDKISLSTVAPTRGEILDRNGNGLAVNGQVYEVGVVAGKVDEPIISQLAPLLKMTPEQIQKALSASWVKPELFVPLKKVSMDDQERIAQLIALGPVQTRKVGARIYPYKEAAAQLIGYVGPITADELEKRKDKGYTSRDVIGKRGLEQVLDEQLKGTSGVKIIIKKKAGGEELLAEKQVENGQNVKLTIDAELQLTAYNELNGEAGTAAAMNPMTGETLALVSSPSFDPNQAVIGFSADEWKALQDDVKKPLTTRFKQLYAPGSVMKAITASVGLEKGTINPAEAVPILGPKWQKDQSWGGYFVTRVHVGSPVNLEKALVFSDNIYFAQAALKLGKEGFADGLKKFGFEEELKYTYPLETSQIGKMDSEISLADSGYGQGQIQMNIVHLLASYTPFMNNGNMIKPTLLADEQQGQVWKEAAVSSEHAALIATDLRKIVGDAGGTAHAAEMADYPLSGKTGTAEIKLKQGETGSENGWFIAYNANSPSLMVAMMVEDVQNRGGSQVPVKKVKNIFMNWK; encoded by the coding sequence TTGAGGAGAGTTGCAGGATTTATGTTTGTTGTGCTGCTGGTTGTTGCTGCGCTGGCCGGGTGCAGTAAGGAGCCGACACCGCAGGATCGTTTTTCGGAGTACATAGCCTTATGGAATAAACAGAAGTTTGATAAGATGTATGACTATCTTTCAAAGGATGTAAAACAGCAAATCACCAAAGAAGAGTTTACGAGCCGCTATACAAAAATCTACAAAGACCTTCAGATTACAGACCTCAAGATTAACTTCAAAAAACCAAAAGAGGATAAGCAGGCTGATAAAGAACAAGCCCAGTATTCTTTTACCGCAAAAATGAGCAGTATCGCAGGAACGATTCAATTTACCCAACAAGCGAAGTTACAAAAGGAGGAAAAAGACGATAAGAAAAACTGGTATGTAGACTGGCATACAGGGTTCATTTTTCCAAAGATGAAGGAAGGCGATAAAATCAGTTTGAGCACGGTGGCGCCGACCCGGGGGGAAATCCTTGACCGCAATGGAAACGGATTAGCAGTGAATGGTCAGGTGTATGAAGTGGGCGTGGTTGCCGGGAAGGTGGATGAGCCGATTATTTCGCAATTAGCGCCACTTCTTAAAATGACACCAGAACAGATCCAGAAGGCGCTAAGCGCAAGCTGGGTGAAGCCGGAGTTGTTTGTGCCGTTGAAAAAGGTGTCGATGGACGACCAGGAGCGGATTGCTCAGTTGATTGCGCTCGGGCCAGTACAGACGCGGAAGGTGGGGGCACGGATTTACCCTTATAAGGAAGCGGCGGCCCAGTTAATCGGCTATGTGGGGCCGATTACAGCGGATGAGCTTGAAAAGAGGAAAGACAAAGGATACACGAGTCGAGATGTGATTGGGAAGCGCGGCCTCGAGCAGGTGTTGGATGAGCAGCTGAAGGGCACGAGCGGCGTGAAGATTATCATTAAGAAGAAGGCTGGCGGTGAGGAATTGCTCGCCGAGAAGCAGGTTGAGAACGGACAGAATGTGAAATTAACGATTGATGCGGAGTTGCAGCTGACGGCTTACAACGAGCTGAATGGGGAGGCCGGGACAGCGGCAGCCATGAATCCGATGACGGGCGAAACATTGGCGCTTGTCAGCAGTCCTTCGTTTGACCCAAACCAGGCGGTAATAGGCTTCTCAGCTGATGAGTGGAAGGCGTTGCAGGATGACGTGAAGAAGCCGTTAACGACGCGATTTAAGCAGCTGTATGCGCCGGGCTCAGTCATGAAAGCGATCACGGCGTCTGTGGGGCTTGAGAAGGGAACGATTAACCCGGCGGAGGCGGTTCCTATTCTTGGTCCGAAATGGCAAAAGGACCAGTCGTGGGGCGGCTATTTTGTGACGCGGGTACATGTGGGCAGTCCTGTTAATTTGGAAAAAGCACTCGTGTTCTCGGATAATATTTATTTTGCTCAAGCAGCGTTGAAGCTGGGGAAAGAGGGCTTTGCGGATGGCCTGAAGAAGTTCGGGTTTGAAGAGGAGCTGAAGTACACATATCCTCTTGAGACATCGCAGATTGGAAAAATGGACAGCGAAATTTCACTGGCGGACTCTGGTTATGGGCAAGGGCAAATCCAGATGAACATCGTGCATTTGCTGGCGTCTTATACTCCGTTTATGAATAATGGCAATATGATTAAGCCGACGCTTTTAGCGGATGAGCAGCAGGGGCAGGTGTGGAAGGAAGCGGCGGTTTCTAGTGAACATGCTGCCTTGATTGCTACGGATTTACGGAAGATTGTGGGCGATGCGGGCGGAACGGCGCATGCAGCGGAGATGGCGGATTATCCGCTTTCCGGTAAGACAGGGACAGCTGAGATCAAGCTGAAGCAGGGGGAAACGGGTTCTGAAAATGGCTGGTTTATCGCGTATAATGCAAATTCGCCAAGCTTGATGGTGGCGATGATGGTGGAAGATGTGCAGAACAGAGGCGGTTCCCAGGTGCCGGTGAAAAAGGTGAAGAATATCTTTATGAATTGGAAATAA
- a CDS encoding MGMT family protein → MTPFTENVIEIIRGIPEGKVMTYGQIARLAGSPRAARQVVRILHSMSKKHRLPWHRVINVKGQIALQEDEAYNEQVLSLEAEGVEIGLGGVIDLEKYQWKR, encoded by the coding sequence ATGACTCCATTTACCGAAAATGTAATTGAAATTATCCGTGGCATCCCTGAAGGCAAGGTCATGACCTATGGCCAGATCGCTCGCCTCGCTGGAAGCCCCCGTGCTGCCCGCCAGGTCGTCCGCATCCTCCACTCCATGAGCAAGAAGCACCGCCTCCCCTGGCACCGCGTCATCAACGTAAAAGGGCAGATCGCCCTGCAGGAAGACGAAGCCTATAACGAGCAGGTGCTGTCGTTGGAAGCGGAAGGCGTCGAGATTGGTCTTGGCGGGGTGATTGATTTGGAGAAATATCAATGGAAGCGTTAA
- a CDS encoding VanZ family protein — protein sequence MNILFKWCLRVMPLVYMAIIWIQSSLPSDHFVELPDASLDSTIKESLHLIEFAILYVLLVLAFLTRSRQFTPTLNVACAVFAALYGISDEIHQSFVPYRSSSLFDFVKDIIGISMCFYFIRGALFKGRFLWLGKMLRTL from the coding sequence ATGAACATACTATTCAAATGGTGTTTACGAGTTATGCCCCTTGTGTATATGGCCATCATTTGGATCCAATCCAGCCTGCCATCCGACCACTTTGTTGAGCTGCCTGATGCATCCCTCGACTCGACCATCAAGGAATCCTTGCATTTAATAGAATTTGCGATTTTGTATGTTTTACTAGTGTTGGCCTTCTTAACGCGAAGCCGCCAGTTTACGCCAACCTTGAACGTAGCCTGTGCCGTATTCGCCGCCCTCTACGGAATCAGCGATGAGATCCACCAATCATTCGTACCCTACCGCTCCTCGTCGCTATTCGATTTTGTAAAAGATATCATTGGAATCAGTATGTGTTTTTATTTTATAAGAGGGGCGTTGTTTAAAGGGAGATTTCTATGGCTTGGGAAAATGCTACGAACACTTTAG